TGTTAGCCATGGATCGAATTTTATTTTGTGAGGTTGGGAATTTTTTAGTGTTGATTGTTAATGGCTAAATAATTGGAAATAAAAAACAATCAGTTTAGATCATATCgggtaacaaaaaaaaaaagacacccaaaaatttttgcGAGCCTGTTATCCAACCCACaagtaataataacaataattttAATAACcaataaaaacataaataatctataGCTATATCGATATAACAAATGAAAATATTGAAAACAGTGATTGAGGTTGACTAAAAGTTTTTACGGTGGCAAGAAAGTCATAAGACCTAAATTTTTTTTCCTATCCCTATGTTTCGGATTATATACTATTTGATTAGGGTCGGGTCAAACAATAATAACTCGAGATAAATAGTTTTGACCTTCCCCATGATATACCTAACAAAAAACAATCCATAGGAATGGGTTAAACTACAATTTCACCATACTTCTTCGTTAAGTGATCATCTTCCCCAAATCCCCAGTTCCACcattataaaccctaattttggaATTATTGAACAATAATCACAATAGATGCAATGCATAGGTTAATCTCATATTAAATGATACAGTTAAGGTCTAAAACACTAGAAATGCTCAAAATTTCGATTTAATATTAACCCTAGTTCACAACTTACCTTTCAAGAACCAAACAATAGTGTATGAGAAACTAAAATAAATGATTACCTTGTTTAAATTCGTGATTAAACTCCTCTATCCAGCTCGATTTCTTCCTTGTTTCTGTCGAATTTGACAAAGGATAAAGGATTGAAGATTTAAAGGCATCAAGAACCACCAACACAACACTTTTTTTTCCCTTTTGTTAAAGTCGAACAACACAGATAGGGCACTGCTATCCACATGTATTgttctttttttatttaaacatCTTTCAATTAAGACAAAAATGAACCCtcaaatttcatttatatataaactagtttcaaactttatttaaactcacttcaagtttaaaaacaattataaaacttACTAATAGTCTCGTTTTCAAGTTTTTTGTAACTCAATCAATACGAAAATACGTATAAATTTATTGGACAATAGACATGGTAGGGGCAAGGAATTTTTAATCAAAATAATTGGTGAGAGCagacctatataattttaaaattttcgaacgaaaaataaaaaaaaatgacaCTAAACATTACCAGGGGCCGATGGCCGATGCACCCCCTTACCTCTTAAAGTTGTAATGAAAATACGTGTCAGTATGTAGtgcatttaatttttttttcatggaTGTTCCTCTCTTCTGTTAAGTgctaattttatttatattaatattcAGAGAATATATACGTAGATATTTAACATAGATCTTATTATGATAGTTATTATATGAGGCTATAGGGTCTCTCATGACCATCATGACCCTTCATAAAGGCACCATATCATTTATCTTTAATTCACCATTCAAAACAACTACTCTAAGGGTGTGATCATGATCAAAACCATTATCCCTTTTATTTTTTCAATTTATTTTTGTCTTAAAATTATCAAATGGGAGGGTCGTGGTAATCgtggtttaatccatgggaaCCACCATCAATCAATAAGAGGGATGGTGTATCATTTAATTAATGGTCCTATGTGAAAATAATGTTCCAATCCATGACCCCACACCCCATAACCTCATTAACTAATGAATATGATATAAAATTAATTATGGATGGTTAAAATTTCTAACGATACTTTTCATTTTTAAAAAGTATATTTGTATTATGGATGATTATTATATTATTAGATTGTTTTTACATGTTAACAAATTATGCTATTTTAAACAACTAGATTAGTTAATCGTTTCAGTTGTTATCTACAAAATTTTTAACTCAAAATTTGTTTTTTAATTGATTGTTCAATCATCTACAAAATGAAAACGTTTTTAGAGCTATTTAGAATCCAATTTAAAACAAACCTTTAAAAAAAACTCGCAATCATAtatttaaatattgaaagatttaatattttttatgatttttattcTTATTTCGATTTATATTAAGACTTATTTTAgcgctttctctctctctctctctctatatatatatatatatatatatatatatatatatatatatatgtagggtggGGTTCTTGTAAAAAGAATCTTTTTtcgtaagaagtgtgagaaaACGTAGGAAATGACATGTAGGCATCTTATTTTGGACTTATCCatgatgttttgggttgttttggtaaaaaaaacaccaaacataacaatttaaaacacaatgtaaTGTATTACATGCATGAAATTTAAAAGACAactaaaacacactacttaacgTTCTTGACACGATGTTTTAAGTTTTAAGTCTAGAATTTATTGCATTGTGTCTTAATATGTTATGTTAGGTGCTTTTCTTACCAAAATTATCAAAAATATATATCATGCCTAAGTCCAAAATATGTGTGTGCATGTTATTTTAAACTACTCTTATTTAACTTTTAACCATCTTATCAGCTAGAGATAACACACGCATGCATGCACGTGCATGTGTGTGATGATTAAGCGTTAAATAAAAGTAGTTTAAAATAAGAAAGCAAATCAGTTGTGTGTGTTGTCTCTAGCTGATAAGATGGTTAAGAGTTAAATAAAAGTAGTTTAAAATAGGGTTATTGGATTATAATAATCCAAAGTTTCACCAGTTGgctgataataatcccaacttcaaaatTTCCCTATAACAATCCCAACTTGTAAGGATTTTGGCAACCACCGATCCTTTTCTAAATGGGTTATAACGCAGTTAGTTTTTGCTGACGTGGACACAGACATGGACGCAGATGTGGCACACAACTTTAGTGTTTGCTGATGTGGACAATGATTTAGCACTCTTATCACCACCTCACCTccacctcaccaccaccaccaccaccatcctcagCCACCACCACGATCATCTCCACCACCCACAACCACTGCCATCCCCACCAACACCGCAGTCATCTCCAGCCACCACCACTGCCATctccaccactaccaccaccaccacctaccaTCGCTATCTCCACCATACCCATGAATCCTTTCCAACACCCCACTAATCTTTTAACCCGCTCAATCAAATTCTCAGCATCCATTAATATATTATGTGATAAAGTTCATGTCTTTTAACTCAATTGTATTGATTCAATAAGAGTGTTTAGATCCATCATTTAAAATTTTGAATGAGTTGCAAGTCAAATTGTCGATCGAATGCACGGTTGCAGGTCAAACATTATCTGAACTGTGCCCGTCGATGCAACACCACATTGATTCGTCATCGAATATGCCCATCGATTGACGAAGATTCATCGGAATGACGAATGGCATTTTCCGACGAATGGAGTTTTCCATGGCTACCTACGAGCATGTCGTGTTTGATAAAATTTGCAGGTTTTGAGGGTGGAAGTTTACGGTTAATATGGTTGAAGGTTGGGGGTTTTAATGGTGGAGGTTTACGGTGGAGACGGAAGTTGTTAGTTGGTGCAACGGTGGTAGGTGGTGGTCGGAGGGACTTGAAAACGGTGGTTGTGCGgtaggtggttgtggtggtggttatGGTGCTAGTGAGGAggtggagtggtggtggtgaagatGGTGAGTGTGTATATATGAAAAAAATTCATATCAATATCCACATCATCATCCACATAATCAAGGAgctcaattttttttatatatcggCATCCACATCAGCGTCCACGTCATCAAAAATTAACCCAATTAGAAAAGGATCGATGGGGGCCAAATCTTATAAGTTGGGATTGTTGGAGGGAAATTTtgaagttgagattattatcggccaaccgATGAaactttggattattaaaatccaataacccctTAAAATAAAAAAGCAAATTGGTTGAACATCACCCTAAATTTAAATGtaatgaaaaattaaaatatatagaGAGATTGTTATATTGTAATCCAAATAATATAAATTTTAACTCATATTTACTACTAACCTAGAAAAACAATAACTGTACCTAGAAATCTCACAAATAGCAAAGATACCGGTAGGGTCTAGAGAGGGCGGGACGTAGGCGATTCTTAACTCTAAGTTATACTTGATGGGGTTGGTTCCGGTACACACAatatttatcctacaaaccgtaagaacagatcctaGCACTTAAAAAGTTAAATTAGCAAATACCAAAACAATACATATATAAAAGTAGCtcttttgaattatattagcacataaaaattaatcaagataattgattttagcacatatttgaatgatatcagtacattgaaaacaaaatacattgaaaacaaaatgaagattcaaataaagaattaattgcttgttagtatatttatagggaattcaatataattgatattatttaggatattattttattatttctcTGTAATTGGTTGGATGCCACATAACACTTTTAAAATGGTTCTTACAATTTGTATGCGAAatatggtttgtatttgatcccaccCCTATACCTGATAAGCAAGTAACTAGTAGTGCTACGTGTCACAATTATTTGAGCCCAAGATTCCTGTAATCACTTGAAATTTTTTGCGCTTATTTTTCTGTAAGTCCACCTATACTCTAAAATAAGTAAGTAATTGGAACTTCTTTTCGCTTGTTTTGtcaaatatttattattttctttattaatatttagctaaatatttcatttatttactatttctttataaaatattttctttattttttccACTTATAGATAACTATTTAACGTTTTATTGTAATACACACATTTCTAACAGAGTAATAATCATATAATAAAATACAGTCAAAGCTAATGGAAAACACAGCCCCTCGTCCCTTCCTTTCAACCAGTGATGCGTACACGTCCCCAATTTCCCTATATTCCCCATTATATGTGGCAACAAATGTATGGAAAATCATGGAACTTTAATCCTCATCCCCTATAGGTACGACTATGTTAAATCTATCCCAACCCTAAAGTGTTCTCGTAGAAACCCTAACCCTGACAAACAAGTCCCTCTCCTCCCTACCATTTGATGTCCTTGATCCTGCTCAAAATTGTGGTTGATACCTTTGACTTGTCTCTCGTTCGATCTCCTTAAGGCTAGTGCCAAGATTTTATTGACGCCAGTGTCAGTGGCGGAGCTAGCCCATTAATTTAGGGGTatccctaattttttttttacattgcaatcatacaataatgaaaagaagataataaataaagtaaaacaaataccttATAGATTTGTCATCTTATTTTTTTCATAGATTGAAATCGTTCCATTCATTGTCATCATTTTTACTTTATCAAAAGTTTCTTTTGACCGCGTAAACCATAAAATTGTTCAAATATTGCGGACCTATTCGATTGCGTAGTTCCGTCTTGACAAACTTCAATttagaaaaacatctttcaatggTTGCGGTGCAACCGGTAAAACTAAATCTAGCTTCACTACCCGATTAACTAAAGGATAAGAACTATGTGTTCTGATTTCCACCATAAGACGAACAAGATCACTTATTCAATTATAATATGGTTTTGGGTCTTGGGCTAAATTTATCAATTATATTTAGGGCATCCTTTCAATTCTATTATTGTTAATTTGTGCTTATTTTATCATGCATGCTTAATTATTCTATGAGTTTTCGAGTTGTAGAATATTTGGGTTTATAAAAAAAAGGATtttagtaatatcaagtatcctaTTTTTTTGTTAGGGGTATCCTCGTAATTTTTAGGGGTATCAtttgtataaaaccgaaaaaaaactACGAATACGGGGTTGAGCCGTAGTCCGTGCTACGGCTCCTAACACTATGGTTCGCCCCTGGTCAGTGTCATAATTTCTTAGGGATCGATTGGAACTACTTAGGTCCGCTAAGGAGCCACGTATACCATAATTTTCccataaaataaaagtatattttGATGGTTAATATAACACTATTTAGATAAtggggaaggatccactaaaaatTGGGTTTTGCCTAAGTAATCTAAGAATgattgtggagatgacatgtgaTACTCCTTATAAATGGGATGAAAGGACAATTTGGTCCAAGACACAAACTTTCACcattttattttctaaaaaaaatacaacACATAAAAATCTAGCACAAATAATCTAGTaccaaaaaatataacacaaaaaatctagtaaaaAAATCCAGTATAAAAATCTAGCTCAAAAAATCTAACACAAAAAATGTATTACAAATATTCAACACAAATAATTCAGCACAAAAATGTTATACAAGGTAGAAATACAACACaatgttttgtgttttttagctgtcatattttatatagcaacagAGTACTCGAATTAAAGATAAAAGAATACTCGATTTTACGgtgcaatttaaaaaaaaaaataaaaaagttatgaacgtttaaaaaatggagAGAAATATGCATTAATCTTGTATGTGAAGAGAGAAAGTAAACAAATAGAttattacaaaattacccttacACCCCTTTTATTTCCTACATTTTCATGTTAGCCATTGACTTAAAAAATAAAGGTTACAATCCATTCTTATCCTACTTATACAAaattaactttttatttgatcctacCTTTTAGATAATAATCGGTTTATAATTCTTTTGAAAATTGTTAAAGAAGCAAAAACTGAAAATGGAAGATGTTaaggaaaaaaataatttttaaagaCAACTATATGTAAATACTAGTTCATGTGTGTGGTGCTTTAGACGTAGCTCGCCCGCTAAACCTGAAGCTAAAGCATTTAATTCATGCATTTCAACACTCATTACAAATATATCTTGCATCCGAATAAGAAAATAAACTCAAAGTATTTGCTAAAAATCTAATTGAATAATTTTGAAATTTGTTCAAATGACAGATATATATTATTTGCTTAATGTATAGGCAAAACCTGCTTCACTTGGTTGGGACCTAGACCTGTAGTGCATATAACTGAACCGGCTATGATAAAAGAGATCCTGGCAAATAACTATCAGTTTCAAAAGCCAAGAGGAGGAAACCCTTTAATAAAGTTGATAGCAGAAGGTCTAGCAGATGCTGAATGTGATCGATGGAGCAAACACAGAAAGATAATCAATCCTGCTTTTCATGTTGAGAAGCTCAAGGTTTGTTCTTATTGAGTTATTGTCATATATCTTTCAATTACAACAACAAAGTTTAGATTAATCACTAGATAATAATAAGTTTTGTTTATAGCATATGGTGCCTGCATTTTATACGTGTTGCACTGAGATGATTAACAAATGGGAAGATATGTTAAGGAGGGAAAACTCGTGCGAATTTGATATTTGGCCTTACCTTCAAACATTCTCCAGTGATGTAATTTCACGTACTGCATTTGGTAGTAGTTTTGAGGAAGGCAAAAGAATATTTGAATTACAACAAGAACAAGCAGAGTTGGTTACACAGGTTCTGCAATCAGTTTATATTCCTGGATCAATGTGAGTATCATAACATAACTTTGTTAcaatatattttcacttcttaATGATATTACTTTATGTTCTTTTGTTCAAAAGATGATAAATTGTTAATTTGATTTTGTGTTCTTAATATTTTGATATGAGTGTTATTTTGGAATTAAACACAATTTTTCAGATTTTTACCAACAAAAAGAAATAAGAAGATGAAGGAAAATGCCCATGAAGTGAAGGCTTTAATAAGGAGTATCATCGACAAACGAGTCATTGCAATCAAAGAAGGAGAAAGTAATAATGAAGACTTGTTGGGCATCCTACTGGATTCCAATTTTAAGGCAATTAAACTGCATGGGAACAACAATTCAGGATTAAGTATTGACGAAATCATCGAAGAGTGTAAGCTTTTCTACTTTGCAGGACAAGAGACCACCGGAAATTTGCTTGTTTGGACAATGGTGTTGTTGGCTCAAAACACAGATTGGCAAGACAAGGCTAGAGATGAAATTTCACTAGCCTTTGGGGAGAAAAAACCTGATATCGATGGGTTGAATCGTTTAAAAATCGTAAGTCTTATATATTGTGATTCATTGTGTAGCATTAATTACCATCTTAGGatatttcaatttttttattaagaATATTTTACTTGTTATGTTTTAcaggttaatatgatttttaacgagGTTCTTAGACTTTACCCTCCAGTGGTATCAATACCACGCATGATACATCAAGAAACAAAAGTAGGCGACATAACATTACCTCCTGGATCTATGATACGGTTGCATAATATGCTTGTACACCATGACCGTGATATATGGGGTGACGATGTCAAGGAATTCAAGCCTGAAAGATTTTACGATGGAGTGTCAAAGGTTACCAAGGGTCAAGCATCATACTTTCCTTTTGGTGGTGGTCCTCGTATATGTATTGGACTAAATTTTGCTATGTTGGAATCAAAAATGGCACTCACAATGATTTTGCAGCATTTCCGCTTTGATATCTCACCATCCTATTCACATGCCCCACACAGTGTCGTCACTCTTCAACCTCAGTTTGGGGCTCATTTGATCTTACGTAAACTATAAAAATGATATTTACAAATGCATATATTTGTATTTTGCTTGGTTTATGCTGTTGACTTTACTCGGGTTTGTTCATGGGTTGCGGGCCACACTTCGTTAGTAGTTGGTTTATTTGCATGGAATAAGCTAACCTTCAAGTGTCACATTTATGCATGGCTGGATATTTGAAGACATAGCCatttattattttagtttttaaTAAGTTAGTGTTGGTAAAATGGTTTGACTAAGTGTGAAGAAGTGACCGTTAGGTATTCTCCACATTTAGGTAGAATAAGTAATGGGTTTACAACTCTTTAGGAAAGCAtcttttatattttgttttttattcGCATCTGGCAGGTCATTGTATGGCTATAAAAGTCAAGTTCTTGTTTAGTGAGAAGTGCAGAGGTTTTGTTCAACTTTATTTACTTTGTGAAACATCACTTTCAATTCCATTgttcacatacatatatatttctTTAGAGTTGCAGCAAGTATACAAATATATATACTTCTGTACGTGAGTGTGAGTATACAGTTTGGGCCTGAACCAAGATATGCTACACTAATAATACAGTAAGTTGTCACCTTATTGAAAACTTTGTTTATATTATAACAAAGATTCTAGGTTTAGCAGTTTTACTTTTTAAATGGTATGCTGTTAATAAATTGTATGTATCAAAAAGAAGTTAAGAACAATGAAGTTAATAAAATAGAACCACGTATGAGATTGCAAGTGTGAAAAACACTGACTTCGTTAGAACCAATTTTGAACTCCTCTTGTCGCCTTAAAACCTATGAAAGTGTCAAATTTGATTGATTTCGGTATCTAAGGATATTACCAAAGCTGGAGCGTGCAGGGTAGATTGTATGGGGTTTGAAGGTGCGCCTGGGGATAATCAACTATTCTCTGTTGCTCGTTTTAGAGCAGAGGTTCGGACCAGATCTCTGTAAATGACGGTTTTAAATGGAATATGTCGGTGCCAAAAAAAGTCCTATATTTTATTTGGAAGTTG
The sequence above is drawn from the Helianthus annuus cultivar XRQ/B chromosome 12, HanXRQr2.0-SUNRISE, whole genome shotgun sequence genome and encodes:
- the LOC110894730 gene encoding cytochrome P450 CYP72A219, producing the protein MEVSTVWCGLGLLVMTLVWCALRFLDWVWFKPKRTEKFLRKQGLKGSSYKFLFGDMKELVKMVKEAKSKPISLNHDIVSRVTPLEYKSVTAYGKTCFTWLGPRPVVHITEPAMIKEILANNYQFQKPRGGNPLIKLIAEGLADAECDRWSKHRKIINPAFHVEKLKHMVPAFYTCCTEMINKWEDMLRRENSCEFDIWPYLQTFSSDVISRTAFGSSFEEGKRIFELQQEQAELVTQVLQSVYIPGSIFLPTKRNKKMKENAHEVKALIRSIIDKRVIAIKEGESNNEDLLGILLDSNFKAIKLHGNNNSGLSIDEIIEECKLFYFAGQETTGNLLVWTMVLLAQNTDWQDKARDEISLAFGEKKPDIDGLNRLKIVNMIFNEVLRLYPPVVSIPRMIHQETKVGDITLPPGSMIRLHNMLVHHDRDIWGDDVKEFKPERFYDGVSKVTKGQASYFPFGGGPRICIGLNFAMLESKMALTMILQHFRFDISPSYSHAPHSVVTLQPQFGAHLILRKL